In Clostridium sporogenes, one genomic interval encodes:
- a CDS encoding calcium-transporting P-type ATPase, PMR1-type, with translation MWFNKTSQEILEELTVDPSKGLSSEEVEKRKEKYGLNKLNSKKQKSLLKMFFEQLNDILIYILLAAAIISGVLGEVSDAIIIAIVVIINTVIGVVQESKAEKALEALKQLSTPKALVKRNGENIEIPSEDVVPGDVIVLDAGRYVPCDLRLIETANLKIEESALTGESVPVEKHAEEKLEDPKTPLGDQKNMAFMSTLATYGRGIGIAVGTGMNTEIGKIAKMLEGEDKELTPLQKKLAELGKILGFAALGICALMFFVGLLQKRDILEMFLTAISLAVAAIPEGLPAIVTIVLAMGVQRMIKENAIIRKLPAVETLGAVNIICSDKTGTLTQNKMTVIKFYTNNEIQDIDKLNIEDNIHKMLLENLVLCNDATFSKDSSTGDPTEIALLEAGAKYNIVKNNIENEHKRIDEIPFDSDRKLMTTVNNFDDKNYVMTKGAIDNLLKISTNAYINGEIVPLTDEIKENIMNASNEMSKNALRVLGAAYKTLEDTNYNKENLEMDLTFIGLVGMIDPPRESVKGSIFECKNSGIKTIMITGDHKVTAFAIAKELGIAEDESQAIFGYELDDMPDSELSSKIENLRVFARVSPEHKVKIVKALKSKGNIVSMTGDGVNDAPSLKAADIGVAMGITGTDVAKGASDMVLTDDNFSTIVSAIKEGRNIYNNIKKSIVFLLSCNLGEILALFIGILLGWPAPLRPIHLLWVNLITDSLPALSLGIDPGDPDIMDEDPRDPKESLFAGGAGISLILNGLLIGVLTLVAFEVGRIRYSDSLMHAQTMAFVVLSVSQLFHSFNMRHPKKSIFQLGLFTNKYLFASVIFGIFLQDMVITIPFLASIFKVFDLTMQDWIFVCVLSIIPLIINEIVKFFKRLKDK, from the coding sequence ATGTGGTTTAACAAAACTTCTCAGGAAATATTAGAAGAACTTACTGTAGATCCTTCCAAAGGTTTGAGTTCTGAGGAAGTAGAAAAGAGAAAAGAAAAGTATGGCCTGAATAAATTAAATTCTAAAAAACAAAAATCTTTATTAAAAATGTTTTTTGAACAACTAAATGACATCCTAATTTATATACTATTGGCTGCAGCTATAATTTCTGGGGTTTTAGGTGAAGTTAGTGATGCAATAATAATAGCTATAGTTGTTATTATTAACACAGTTATAGGGGTTGTGCAAGAATCAAAGGCTGAAAAAGCTTTGGAAGCTTTGAAACAGCTTTCCACCCCAAAAGCCTTAGTAAAAAGAAATGGAGAAAACATAGAAATTCCATCAGAAGACGTAGTTCCAGGAGATGTAATAGTTTTAGATGCCGGTAGATATGTTCCTTGTGATTTACGACTTATAGAAACTGCTAATCTTAAAATAGAGGAATCTGCTCTTACAGGTGAGTCTGTTCCTGTTGAAAAACACGCTGAAGAAAAGCTTGAAGATCCTAAAACACCTTTAGGTGATCAAAAAAATATGGCCTTTATGTCTACCCTAGCTACTTATGGAAGAGGTATTGGTATTGCTGTAGGCACAGGTATGAATACTGAAATAGGTAAAATAGCTAAGATGCTTGAGGGAGAAGATAAAGAACTCACTCCTCTACAAAAAAAGTTAGCTGAATTAGGTAAAATCTTGGGTTTTGCTGCTTTAGGTATATGTGCTTTGATGTTTTTTGTGGGCTTACTTCAAAAAAGAGATATTTTAGAAATGTTTCTAACTGCTATAAGCCTTGCTGTTGCTGCTATTCCTGAAGGGCTTCCTGCTATAGTTACTATAGTCTTAGCCATGGGAGTTCAAAGAATGATAAAAGAAAATGCAATAATTAGAAAACTCCCTGCTGTAGAAACTTTAGGCGCTGTTAATATTATATGCTCAGATAAAACTGGTACTTTAACTCAAAATAAAATGACCGTAATCAAATTTTATACTAATAATGAAATACAAGATATAGATAAGTTAAATATTGAAGATAATATTCATAAAATGCTCCTTGAAAATTTAGTTTTATGTAATGATGCCACTTTCTCTAAGGATTCAAGTACTGGTGATCCTACTGAAATAGCTTTATTAGAGGCAGGAGCTAAGTATAATATTGTTAAGAACAACATAGAAAATGAACATAAAAGAATAGATGAGATTCCTTTTGATTCTGATAGAAAATTAATGACTACTGTAAATAATTTTGATGATAAAAATTATGTAATGACTAAAGGTGCTATAGATAATTTATTAAAAATAAGTACTAATGCTTATATAAATGGAGAAATAGTTCCTTTAACAGATGAAATAAAAGAAAATATAATGAATGCATCTAATGAGATGTCTAAAAATGCTCTTAGGGTTTTAGGAGCTGCTTACAAAACATTAGAAGATACTAACTACAATAAAGAAAATTTAGAAATGGATTTAACTTTTATCGGTCTAGTAGGTATGATAGATCCACCTCGTGAATCTGTAAAAGGTTCTATTTTTGAATGTAAAAATTCTGGTATAAAAACTATAATGATTACAGGTGACCATAAAGTAACTGCTTTTGCTATTGCAAAGGAATTAGGTATAGCAGAAGATGAGTCTCAAGCTATATTTGGATATGAGCTAGATGATATGCCAGATTCAGAATTAAGCTCTAAAATTGAAAATTTAAGAGTTTTTGCTAGAGTATCTCCAGAACATAAAGTTAAAATAGTAAAAGCCTTAAAATCTAAAGGCAATATAGTTTCTATGACTGGTGATGGTGTTAATGATGCTCCTTCACTAAAAGCTGCAGATATAGGTGTTGCTATGGGTATAACAGGTACAGACGTTGCTAAAGGTGCTTCTGATATGGTATTGACAGATGATAATTTCTCTACTATAGTATCTGCAATAAAAGAAGGAAGAAATATATATAACAATATAAAAAAATCTATTGTATTTCTTTTATCCTGTAATCTTGGAGAAATTTTGGCTCTATTTATAGGTATACTTCTTGGTTGGCCTGCTCCATTAAGACCTATACACCTTTTATGGGTTAACTTAATAACAGATAGCTTACCAGCTTTATCTTTAGGTATAGATCCTGGTGATCCTGATATTATGGATGAAGATCCAAGAGATCCTAAGGAAAGCTTATTTGCAGGTGGTGCAGGTATTTCACTTATACTAAATGGCTTATTAATAGGTGTACTTACATTAGTAGCCTTTGAGGTTGGAAGAATAAGATACTCTGATTCATTAATGCATGCTCAGACTATGGCCTTTGTTGTATTAAGTGTATCTCAATTGTTCCATTCCTTTAATATGAGACACCCTAAAAAGTCTATATTTCAATTAGGATTGTTTACAAATAAATATTTGTTTGCTTCTGTGATATTCGGAATATTCCTACAGGATATGGTTATAACAATTCCATTTTTAGCATCTATTTTTAAGGTTTTTGATCTAACAATGCAGGACTGGATATTTGTATGTGTGTTATCAATAATACCTTTAATAATAAATGAAATAGTTAAATTTTTCAAAAGACTAAAAGATAAATAA
- a CDS encoding ComEC/Rec2 family competence protein, producing the protein MKIKTPRTFLVFIVVVSFFCIKVFAKDRNPEVHFIDTGQSDCILIKTGKENYLIDTGWEYYSGKILSYLNSNNVDKIDGVILTHYHDDHYGGLEMLLKTSKVKKIFLPKHDSDDKKKVINMVKKHKVKYEWIEDGWEVKGRKLNLKAIVPMNIDSKNENNNSIVLFGKIDGIKYLFLGDCEKKEEIDMISNKKIKKCDVLKVSHHGFKTSNSNELLDIAKPKIAIVTCDGIYSPDKIIIDRLENKGIEVFTTSNKGNLIIRDQEIIWNRYSYYINKGKNFMGNTYLKFIS; encoded by the coding sequence ATGAAGATAAAAACACCCAGAACTTTCTTAGTGTTTATTGTTGTAGTAAGTTTTTTTTGTATAAAAGTTTTTGCAAAGGATAGAAATCCAGAGGTACATTTTATAGATACAGGTCAAAGTGATTGTATATTAATTAAAACAGGAAAAGAAAATTATTTAATAGATACTGGTTGGGAATATTATAGTGGGAAAATATTAAGCTACTTAAATTCCAATAATGTAGATAAAATAGATGGAGTTATATTAACCCATTATCATGATGATCATTATGGTGGGTTAGAGATGCTTTTAAAAACATCTAAAGTAAAAAAGATTTTTTTACCTAAACATGATAGTGATGATAAGAAAAAAGTAATTAATATGGTAAAAAAACATAAGGTTAAGTATGAATGGATAGAAGATGGGTGGGAAGTTAAAGGAAGAAAATTAAATTTAAAGGCTATAGTGCCTATGAATATAGATAGTAAGAATGAAAACAATAACTCCATAGTATTATTTGGTAAAATAGATGGAATTAAATATTTATTTTTAGGGGATTGTGAAAAGAAGGAAGAAATAGATATGATATCTAATAAAAAAATTAAAAAATGCGATGTTTTAAAAGTTTCTCATCACGGATTTAAAACTAGTAATAGTAATGAACTTCTAGATATAGCAAAACCTAAAATTGCTATTGTTACTTGTGATGGAATCTATAGTCCAGATAAGATTATAATAGATAGATTGGAGAACAAAGGTATAGAAGTTTTTACAACAAGCAACAAAGGGAATTTAATAATTAGGGATCAAGAAATAATTTGGAATAGATATTCTTACTATATAAACAAGGGGAAGAATTTCATGGGAAATACTTATTTAAAATTCATATCTTAA
- a CDS encoding gamma carbonic anhydrase family protein, with product MIYEYNGKKPIIKKNVFLAKSADLMGDVVLEENCTVLFGAVLRGDINSIYVGNGSNIQDNCVLHVDEGDLNIHIGNNVTVGHGTILHGCKINDNSLIGMGSIILNGVEIGSNTIIGAGSLVTSNKKIPSGVLCMGSPAKVIRKLNEEEIASIKESAEDYISLNKNFNRE from the coding sequence ATGATTTACGAATATAATGGGAAAAAACCTATAATAAAGAAAAATGTTTTTTTAGCTAAAAGTGCAGATTTAATGGGAGATGTGGTATTAGAAGAAAATTGTACTGTATTGTTTGGGGCGGTTTTAAGAGGAGATATAAATAGTATATATGTTGGTAATGGATCTAATATACAAGATAATTGCGTTTTGCATGTAGATGAAGGAGATTTAAATATACATATAGGAAACAATGTAACAGTAGGTCATGGAACTATATTACATGGATGTAAAATAAATGATAATTCCTTAATAGGTATGGGATCAATTATACTAAATGGGGTAGAAATAGGATCAAACACTATAATTGGAGCAGGAAGTTTAGTAACTTCCAATAAAAAAATACCATCAGGAGTTTTATGTATGGGATCACCTGCAAAAGTAATAAGAAAACTTAATGAGGAAGAAATAGCCAGTATAAAAGAGTCAGCAGAGGATTATATATCCTTAAATAAAAATTTTAATAGGGAATAA
- a CDS encoding APC family permease: MEGNDKLKKEIGLFVATFIVAGNIIGSGIFMLPATLAAVSGPGATMAAWIITGIGSIFLALSFARLGSKIPKTGGPYQYAKIAFGDFVGFTNAWLYWSATCISNAAIITAIGSYSSSLVPALKTNGLYAFLYTSAILWAFNILNIIGVKQASAFETVITIFKLGVFLIFVIIGFANFNPQYITPAFPKGKGFSTVPLAAATTLWAFSGFESASIAAGEIKSAEKNVKLSTIYGLLIAVLVYLVISFVAMGGLPQDMLAKSNSPMSDILALHLSSRAVNLFLLAIVITIFGTIAGWIMLTARISYAAAVDGMFPQAFAKIHPKYRTPHVGIIINGILTNIVLLMNYTGSMTSAYNFMILLATLAYLPVYAITNAADILLLSKREEKFNLGNFITNSIVPLIGFIYAIWAVYGTGAESALYGLILGFMGIPFYIYMKMKDKKQLEKLRKEQ, from the coding sequence ATGGAGGGAAATGATAAATTAAAAAAAGAAATAGGACTTTTTGTTGCTACATTTATAGTGGCTGGTAATATAATTGGATCAGGAATATTTATGCTTCCAGCTACTTTAGCGGCAGTGTCAGGACCAGGCGCTACTATGGCAGCTTGGATTATAACTGGTATAGGTTCTATATTTTTAGCATTATCCTTTGCAAGATTAGGATCCAAAATTCCAAAAACAGGAGGTCCTTATCAATATGCTAAAATAGCCTTTGGAGATTTTGTAGGCTTTACTAATGCATGGCTTTATTGGAGTGCTACATGCATATCCAATGCGGCTATAATAACGGCTATAGGAAGTTATTCTTCAAGTTTAGTTCCAGCTTTAAAAACTAATGGATTATACGCTTTTTTATATACCTCTGCTATATTGTGGGCATTTAATATATTGAATATTATAGGGGTAAAACAAGCTAGTGCCTTTGAAACAGTTATAACTATATTTAAACTAGGAGTATTTTTAATTTTTGTAATAATAGGCTTTGCCAATTTTAATCCACAATACATTACTCCTGCTTTTCCAAAGGGCAAAGGGTTTAGTACGGTGCCTTTAGCAGCAGCAACTACATTATGGGCATTCTCTGGATTTGAGTCCGCTAGTATAGCAGCAGGAGAAATAAAAAGTGCTGAAAAAAATGTCAAATTGAGTACTATTTATGGACTTCTAATAGCAGTGCTTGTATATTTAGTAATAAGCTTTGTGGCTATGGGTGGATTACCACAGGATATGTTAGCAAAAAGTAATTCTCCTATGAGTGATATATTAGCTTTACATTTAAGCAGTAGAGCTGTAAATCTGTTTTTATTAGCTATCGTTATAACCATTTTTGGAACTATAGCAGGATGGATAATGTTAACAGCCAGAATTTCCTATGCAGCAGCTGTAGATGGAATGTTTCCACAAGCTTTCGCTAAGATTCATCCTAAATATAGAACTCCTCACGTAGGGATTATAATAAATGGAATATTAACTAACATTGTTCTTTTGATGAACTATACAGGTTCTATGACTTCTGCTTATAATTTTATGATTTTATTAGCTACATTAGCATATTTACCTGTATATGCTATAACTAATGCTGCAGATATATTACTTTTATCTAAAAGGGAAGAAAAATTTAATTTAGGAAATTTTATTACAAATTCCATTGTTCCATTAATAGGATTTATTTATGCTATTTGGGCGGTTTATGGAACAGGTGCTGAATCTGCCTTATATGGCTTAATATTAGGTTTTATGGGTATACCATTTTATATTTATATGAAAATGAAGGACAAAAAACAGTTAGAAAAATTAAGAAAAGAACAATAA
- a CDS encoding APC family permease: protein MENEVHSHKKIGLFGATCVVAGNMIGSGVFMLPASLAAVSSPGTTLIAWLVTGIGAIFMALSCARLGSRIPKTGGPYEFGKLAFGDFIGFLNAWLYWSATWISNAAIIIAIGSYASYLIPALNNGFNALLFNSAILWIFTFLNIKGAKEAASFETVITVFKFLVFIFFIIFAAIHFNVANITPMMPKGKGMNTLPLAAATTLWAFTGFESSTVGAGTIKDPEKNISRSTILGLVITILFYIAISFFAMGAIPKDVLASSPSPMTDILAQFFGSGVVKVFNLAIVITILGTIAGWIMIAGQMSYAVAKDGLFPAVFAKLHHKYKTPYKGLIINAILTNILLILNSSKGMVSAYNFMILLATLSYLPVYATTSASDILLLFKCRGQLTVGKFIKIAIIPLIGFTYACWAIYGSGAETVLYGFMLMLAGVPFYIYMKLKNKKDISKADIDIDNIVQCSNE from the coding sequence ATGGAGAATGAAGTTCATAGTCACAAGAAAATAGGTCTATTTGGAGCTACCTGTGTAGTTGCAGGAAATATGATTGGGTCTGGCGTATTTATGCTACCAGCTAGTTTGGCAGCAGTATCTAGTCCAGGAACTACTTTAATAGCTTGGTTAGTTACAGGTATAGGAGCTATATTTATGGCTTTATCCTGCGCTAGATTAGGAAGTAGAATTCCCAAGACAGGGGGACCTTATGAATTTGGTAAATTAGCTTTTGGAGATTTTATAGGATTTTTAAATGCTTGGCTTTACTGGAGCGCTACGTGGATATCTAATGCAGCAATTATAATAGCTATAGGAAGCTATGCATCTTATTTGATACCAGCTTTAAATAATGGATTTAATGCACTCTTATTTAACAGCGCTATATTATGGATATTTACTTTTTTAAATATTAAGGGCGCTAAGGAAGCCGCAAGTTTTGAAACAGTTATTACAGTATTTAAATTTTTAGTATTTATATTTTTCATAATATTCGCAGCTATTCACTTTAATGTTGCAAATATTACACCGATGATGCCAAAGGGAAAAGGAATGAATACTTTACCTTTAGCAGCAGCTACCACATTATGGGCCTTTACAGGTTTTGAATCTTCCACAGTAGGTGCTGGGACAATTAAAGATCCAGAAAAAAATATAAGTAGAAGTACTATATTAGGTTTGGTTATAACAATTCTTTTTTATATTGCAATAAGCTTTTTCGCTATGGGGGCTATACCCAAAGATGTTTTAGCTAGTAGTCCTTCACCAATGACAGATATATTGGCTCAATTCTTTGGTAGTGGAGTAGTAAAAGTATTTAATTTAGCTATAGTTATAACTATATTGGGAACTATAGCGGGATGGATTATGATTGCAGGTCAGATGAGCTATGCAGTAGCTAAGGATGGATTATTTCCAGCAGTATTTGCAAAATTACATCATAAGTATAAAACTCCTTATAAGGGATTAATAATAAATGCTATATTAACTAATATATTATTAATATTAAATTCATCAAAGGGAATGGTATCTGCCTATAATTTTATGATACTTTTAGCTACATTATCATATTTACCGGTTTACGCTACTACATCTGCATCAGATATATTATTATTATTTAAATGTAGGGGACAATTAACTGTAGGGAAATTTATAAAGATAGCTATTATACCATTAATAGGATTTACCTATGCTTGTTGGGCAATATACGGTTCAGGAGCTGAAACAGTACTATACGGATTTATGTTAATGTTAGCAGGAGTTCCATTTTATATATATATGAAGTTGAAAAATAAAAAAGATATTTCTAAAGCTGATATAGATATAGATAATATTGTTCAATGCTCTAATGAGTAA
- a CDS encoding Lrp/AsnC ligand binding domain-containing protein, translating to MDLDIDGLDELDLQILEILIKDSRTPFLEIARKCHVSGGTIHVRMKKMHDIGIIKGTKLIIDNSKLGYDVCCFIGIYLDKASYFNSVLKELNEIKEITELHYTTGQYSIFVKVICQSITHLQDLLMNKIQRVEGIQRTDTFISLSQLIDRNINI from the coding sequence ATGGATTTAGATATAGATGGTTTAGACGAACTAGACTTACAAATTCTTGAAATTTTGATTAAAGATTCCAGAACCCCTTTTTTAGAAATAGCTAGAAAATGTCATGTTAGTGGTGGTACTATACATGTTAGAATGAAAAAAATGCATGACATAGGCATAATAAAAGGTACAAAACTTATAATAGATAATTCTAAATTGGGCTATGATGTTTGCTGTTTCATAGGAATTTATTTAGATAAAGCCTCTTACTTTAATTCCGTATTAAAAGAATTAAACGAAATTAAAGAAATAACAGAACTCCATTACACAACAGGCCAATATTCTATATTTGTAAAAGTAATATGTCAGAGCATAACTCATTTACAAGATTTATTAATGAATAAAATACAAAGGGTTGAGGGCATACAAAGAACGGATACATTCATATCTTTATCCCAACTAATAGACAGAAACATTAACATATAA
- a CDS encoding APC family permease, which produces MIKKFLDILIGQPLPNEKSSHERYNVPFGLAIMASDAVSSVSYAAEEILGVLIAVIGLASYKWLGWVSLMIIILLLILTISYIQIIHAYPHGGGAYIVAKENISLKSGLVAASALLVDYILTVAVSASAGVAAIISAFPNLGKHKIILAVSIIIILTILNLRGVSESAKIFSLPAYLFILSMIFMIIYGLIKYSMYGAPEPMVHRQIKATGELSIFLILKAFSSGCSALTGLEAVSNSVPNFKEPSQKNARTVMILLSCLILFIFGGTSILARFYRTIPVGYPTVIAQLAYGIFGQSFMFYVIQFTTAMILIMACNTAFTGFPMLMYTVGKDGFVPRQFTVRGKRLGFSNGIVSLSFVACLLVITFNAETHSLLPLYAVGVFLSFTLAQAGMVKHWSKTKEKGWRKRAIINAFGAFLAAATTLIIAYEKFRHGAWMVIIIIPILVFSMLSIKKHYNSVAIQLRVKTEDLKNYNLNKSFTQIIVVPIASLNKAALATLQYARSLSSYVIALNVSTDNKEIDKLKNRWAKLDTDIILVAKYSTYRTVVTPLLGYINQIANATNETEKITVMIPQFITHEGLGEVLHNHTGFIIRESLLRNKNVIVSTYPYHLEDTDVEI; this is translated from the coding sequence ATGATAAAGAAATTCTTAGATATACTTATTGGCCAACCTTTGCCAAACGAAAAAAGTTCACACGAAAGATATAATGTCCCTTTTGGATTAGCTATTATGGCCAGCGATGCTGTTTCATCTGTTTCCTATGCTGCTGAAGAAATACTTGGTGTATTGATTGCTGTAATAGGGTTAGCATCTTATAAATGGCTTGGTTGGGTTTCATTAATGATTATAATATTACTACTGATTCTAACTATCTCCTACATACAGATAATACATGCATATCCCCATGGTGGTGGTGCGTACATAGTTGCTAAGGAGAATATTAGTTTAAAATCAGGGTTAGTGGCTGCTTCTGCATTATTAGTTGATTATATATTGACCGTTGCGGTTAGCGCCAGTGCTGGGGTTGCTGCAATAATCTCTGCCTTTCCTAACTTAGGTAAACATAAGATTATATTAGCAGTCAGTATTATAATAATACTAACAATTTTAAATCTAAGGGGTGTTAGTGAGTCAGCTAAAATATTTAGTTTACCTGCTTATCTTTTTATATTAAGTATGATTTTTATGATAATTTATGGACTTATAAAATACTCTATGTATGGTGCACCTGAACCTATGGTACATAGGCAAATAAAAGCCACTGGAGAATTAAGCATTTTCCTTATTTTAAAGGCATTTTCCTCGGGTTGTTCTGCATTAACTGGCCTTGAAGCGGTAAGCAACTCTGTACCAAATTTTAAAGAACCATCTCAGAAAAATGCAAGAACTGTTATGATACTTTTATCTTGTTTAATACTATTTATATTTGGAGGAACTTCAATACTTGCTAGATTTTATCGAACTATTCCTGTGGGATATCCTACTGTAATAGCACAACTGGCCTACGGCATTTTTGGTCAAAGCTTTATGTTTTATGTAATTCAATTTACAACCGCAATGATACTTATTATGGCATGTAATACAGCTTTTACTGGCTTCCCAATGCTTATGTATACTGTAGGGAAAGATGGATTTGTACCAAGACAATTTACTGTAAGAGGCAAAAGATTAGGCTTTTCAAATGGAATAGTTTCTCTATCTTTTGTGGCTTGTTTATTAGTTATTACATTCAATGCAGAAACTCACAGTCTCTTACCTTTATATGCAGTTGGTGTATTTCTTTCATTTACATTAGCTCAAGCAGGTATGGTAAAACATTGGAGTAAAACTAAAGAAAAAGGATGGAGAAAACGAGCTATTATTAATGCCTTCGGTGCTTTTTTAGCTGCCGCAACAACTTTAATCATAGCTTATGAAAAATTTCGACACGGAGCATGGATGGTTATTATCATAATACCTATCCTAGTTTTTTCAATGTTATCTATAAAAAAACATTATAATAGTGTTGCAATTCAACTTAGAGTTAAAACTGAAGATCTAAAGAATTATAACTTAAATAAATCCTTTACACAAATTATTGTAGTTCCAATAGCAAGCTTAAATAAAGCTGCCTTAGCGACACTACAATATGCTAGAAGTTTATCATCCTATGTTATAGCACTTAATGTTTCTACAGATAATAAAGAAATCGATAAACTTAAAAATAGATGGGCAAAACTTGATACAGATATAATACTTGTAGCAAAGTATTCTACCTATAGAACAGTGGTTACCCCTTTATTAGGTTATATTAATCAGATAGCTAATGCTACAAATGAAACTGAGAAAATCACTGTTATGATACCTCAATTTATAACTCATGAAGGTTTAGGAGAAGTCCTACATAATCACACTGGTTTTATAATTAGAGAAAGTCTACTAAGAAATAAGAATGTTATAGTATCAACCTATCCATACCATTTAGAAGATACCGATGTAGAAATTTAA